The following proteins are co-located in the Acropora palmata chromosome 11, jaAcrPala1.3, whole genome shotgun sequence genome:
- the LOC141897520 gene encoding uncharacterized protein LOC141897520 translates to MYFLLDFRRKNKYQVFAGLWFGDEKPFFSTFFKPFVDTLQETEIHGKRYVLMNHHMLLHLKKNVSDHGPLWCSSLFIFENRNGDIGNYFHGTQNIAHRIMTAVTSHQHLPELIDDMPQGEAKEMVLQLCGHSVRTNKTHLKDKFYAIGALQKGKPDMPFEDDLLLFLGIETVCEVKFFNRVQFGDAVFHSRKYKRVTRRNNFTVAYQQEEETRYGQIEIFFVVLHYPVVTSGAVIAPMSMSEHRVCEFNEFLGNTVHHIVSLKDPSKKRFDIVRLENIIDICLYMKFSDNEVGFAAHFPNHFEKD, encoded by the exons ATGTATTTTCTTCTTGATTTCAGGAGGAAAAACAAGTACCAGGTGTTTGCTGGTCTGTGGTTTGGAGatgaaaaaccttttttttcaacatttttcaagccttttGTCGACACGTTGCAGGAAACTGAAATTCATG GCAAAAGATATGTGTTGATGAATCACCATATGCTTCttcacttgaagaaaaatgtgTCTGACCATGGGCCCCTCTGGTGTAgttcacttttcattttcgagAACCGGAACGGTGACATTGGTAATTACTTCCACGGTACTCAGAACATTGCACACCGG ATAATGACTGCTGTGACAAGTCATCAACACCTCCCTGAGCTGATAGACGACATGCCTCAAGGAGAAGCCAAAGAGATGGTGTTACAACTATGTGGACATTCCGTCAG aaccaacaaaacacatcTTAAAGACAAGTTCTATGCAATTGGTGCATTACAGAAAGGCAAACCCGATATGCCTTTTGAAGATGaccttcttttgttcttgGGCATAGAAACTGTTTGTGaggttaaatttttcaatcgTGTTCAGTTTGGTGATGCAGTGTTTCATTCCCGAAAGTACAAGAGAGTGACAAGGAGAAACAACTTCACTGTTGCCTaccaacaagaagaagaaacaagaTATGGCCAGattgaaatattctttgtgGTCCTGCATTATCCAGTAGTGACATCTGGTGCTGTCATTGCTCCAATGTCAATGTCTGAGCACCGTGTCTGTGAATTCAATGAATTTCTGGGTAACACGGTCCACCATATTGTTTCCCTCAAGGATCCAAGCAAGAAGAGATTTGATATTGTCCGTCTTGAAAATATCATAGATATATGTCTTTACATGAAGTTTTCGGATAATGAGGTGGGATTCGCAGCGCATTTcccaaatcattttgaaaaagactgA
- the LOC141897521 gene encoding uncharacterized protein LOC141897521 produces the protein MAEQRTPRRRYKEFLRYSNPHKFATEKRRNTRKKCIHNVDRSPFVFNEFNVQDMFGEEPARFFDDSSSHERVQKTENSSLSELCSLEHAQELDEAIQLESDEMCDGLLSDQDENQDELLPHNECMYERYVMDDDAGSDILSDCENTASDSESSSKEHEREKNDMLYSGSPITSSSSVVLLLSFVLKHKLTREAFSDLLAVVEAHCPRPNNCRTTVKKLFQFVSEAKGDIVKHF, from the coding sequence ATGGCGGAACAGCGTACACCTCGAAGACGttacaaagaatttttgcGTTATTCAAACCCTCATAAGTTCGCGACAGAAAAAAGACGAAACACTAGAAAAAAGTGCATCCATAACGTCGATCGATCGCCGTTTGTTTTCAACGAATTCAACGTTCAAGATATGTTTGGCGAAGAGCCTGCCAGGTTTTTCGATGACAGCTCCAGTCATGAGCGAGTTCAGAAAACGGAAAACTCATCACTAAGTGAATTGTGCAGCTTAGAGCACGCTCAAGAACTTGATGAAGCAATTCAGCTTGAATCTGACGAAATGTGCGATGGCTTACTGAGTGATCAAGATGAGAACCAAGATGAACTATTACCTCACAATGAATGCATGTATGAACGATATGTTATGGACGACGACGCGGGATCGGATATTTTAAGCGACTGCGAGAACACAGCATCAGACTCTGAATCTTCTTCAAAAGAGcacgaaagagaaaagaatgacATGCTTTATTCGGGTTCGCCTATTACGAGCAGTTCAAGTGTCGTGTTGTTGTTATCGTTTGTGTTGAAGCATAAGCTCACTCGTGAAGCATTTAGTGATTTACTTGCTGTAGTTGAAGCTCACTGCCCCCGACCAAATAACTGTAGAACGACggttaaaaaattgtttcagtttgtAAGCGAAGCCAAAGGCGACATTGTTAAACACTTCTAA
- the LOC141897519 gene encoding uncharacterized protein LOC141897519 yields MKERVHLEKAKKNNAKGDSRAQQKRKDPEDSTDGQKRKKTKQADSAQEKEKKAKEREEKRKKKEQDQERQKHILEARKAQAAARLTTSCNNLTETEVTIFTPQPILQPSTTTSGNSQSHNSNHTRPPTSCQTSQQLTPPAYPTFHVRSPDGDQNVNSRQNSRHSTDKTPLRPNRSATPSQPKRGLHFQNAIEDYTDDEDGEEGEEILEGCVSNSNSSNCCEDHKIEVEALRKRLEKVQKRLNIALKAKTSAEVVKSRPGAGILDKTLAAEYKMVEVMEGTGVYWYPHQRAYCAACKNWAGYINAAIDIFFTKETLAVSCAKGNEKKGKNGHQPLDPLVIDALIGKVCSKFAKDSPVPSQVVQKINMKCVEARRPQRIRIARHE; encoded by the exons ATGAAGGAACGCGTGCATTTggaaaaggcaaagaagaatAATGCAAAGGGAGATTCAAGAGCccaacagaaaagaaaggacCCAGAAGATAGTACAGATGggcaaaagagaaagaaaacgaagcaAGCAGACagtgcacaagaaaaagaaaaaaaggcaaaagaaagggaagagaaaagaaaaaagaaggaacAAGATCAGGAGAGgcaaaaacatattttagAAGCAAGAAAAGCTCAGGCAGCAGCCCGATTGACCACCTCTTGTAACAACCTAACAGAAACTGAGGTCACAATTTTCACACCTCAACCTATTCTCCAGCCCAGTACCACTACTTCTGGCAACTCTCAGTCTCATAATAGCAACCATACCAGACCTCCAACAAGCTGCCAAACCTCACAACAACTGACTCCACCGGCCTATCCAACCTTCCATGTACGTTCTCCTGACGGTGACCAGAATGTCAACAGTAGACAGAATTCACGACACAGTACAGATAAAACTCCTCTGAGACCAAACAGGTCAGCAACGCCCTCTCAGCCAAAAAGAGGCTTGCATTTTCAGAATGCCATTGAAGATTACACTGATGATGAAGATGGTGAGGAAGGTGAAGAAATCCTTGAAGGGTGTGTCAGTAACTCTAACAGTTCTAACTGCTGTGAAGACCACAAAATTGAAGTTGAGGCTTTGAGAAAGCGTTTGGAGAAAGTTCAGAAGAGGCTGAACATTGCAT TGAAGGCAAAGACATCTGCAGAAGTGGTCAAATCAAGACCTGGGGCTGGTATTCTGGACAAAACATTAGCAGCAGAATACAAG ATGGTGGAAGTAATGGAGGGAACTGGGGTTTATTGGTATCCCCACCAACGAGCTTACTGTGCAGCATGCAAGAACTGGGCAGGATATATTAATGCTGCCATTGACATcttttttacaaaagaaaccCTTGCAGTGTCCTGTGCAAAGGGTAATGAGAAGAagggcaaaaatggccaccagcCTTTGGATCCCCTTGTTATTGACGCTCTTATTG GGAAAGTTTGTTCCAAGTTTGCAAAGGACTCTCCTGTCCCTAGCCAAGTGgtacaaaaaatcaatatgaAGTGCGTGGAGGCAAGAAGGCCCCAAAGGATACGAATTGCAAGACATGAGTGA